The Egicoccus sp. AB-alg2 genome window below encodes:
- a CDS encoding ATP-binding protein → MRDPDQGLARGVSTLAAGRPRPGLPRLDSEDWIRLGAAALTPLLATLAGVDLAAGVVGALAGYVALTTALPRTAWQPMADVAAGVVLTALTRGQVLPLLPFLLHGAVRSGAAFGLRGGTAAGATLGLALVASLAAVGRLPDLGVSGGLATALLFPAVGATAASVVQVVYERSDRDRIVLQTANRLLSSLRSMADHLPGGLDVATVSAALVAEVRALAGPRAVLVLVEEHGLLEPAAAAGLAPGAGRRVRLDELRGRAATSASGARFLTPQALPAALRPATAAARHWTVLALGTAHSLAGVLLVGFDDLDRGRALRPRLASIAADGGLALDNARLFDGTQSRAADAARRRLAGDLHDGVAQSLAHLSMELELRALTATLAPEDAELARLARLARHTLEELRATITDLRLPTEGDIDVQLRRHVDRLTSATGPTLEFVSYGRAPVASERAEQVLRVAQEALSNAVRHAAAERVTVTLERDTSVLELTVEDDGVGLTDRSPQAGGGVGMRTMRERASLLGGSLAVRPRVGGGTVVHLRCPTSTQATRTSGRPR, encoded by the coding sequence GTGCGAGACCCGGACCAGGGCCTCGCTCGGGGCGTTTCGACCCTGGCGGCAGGCCGCCCGCGGCCGGGCCTTCCGCGCCTGGACAGCGAGGACTGGATCCGGCTCGGCGCCGCGGCACTCACGCCGCTGCTGGCGACGCTGGCCGGCGTCGACCTCGCCGCGGGCGTCGTCGGCGCGCTGGCCGGCTACGTCGCGCTCACGACCGCCCTCCCCCGCACGGCGTGGCAGCCGATGGCGGACGTGGCTGCCGGTGTCGTCCTCACGGCACTCACCCGTGGTCAGGTCCTGCCGCTCCTGCCGTTCCTGCTGCACGGTGCGGTCCGCTCCGGGGCGGCGTTCGGCCTGCGGGGCGGCACGGCCGCGGGGGCCACGTTGGGGCTGGCGCTGGTGGCGAGCCTCGCCGCCGTCGGTCGACTGCCCGACCTGGGGGTCAGCGGCGGGCTCGCCACGGCGCTGCTCTTCCCGGCGGTCGGCGCCACCGCGGCGTCGGTGGTCCAGGTCGTGTACGAGCGGTCCGACCGGGACCGGATCGTGCTCCAGACCGCCAACCGACTGCTGTCCTCGCTGCGCAGCATGGCCGACCACCTGCCGGGTGGGCTGGACGTCGCCACGGTGTCGGCCGCACTGGTCGCCGAGGTGCGGGCGCTGGCCGGCCCGCGGGCGGTCCTCGTACTCGTCGAGGAACACGGGCTGCTGGAGCCGGCCGCCGCCGCCGGCCTCGCCCCCGGCGCCGGTCGGCGGGTCCGGCTGGACGAACTGCGCGGGAGGGCGGCCACCTCGGCGTCCGGGGCGCGTTTCCTCACCCCGCAGGCACTGCCGGCCGCCCTGCGGCCGGCGACGGCCGCGGCACGGCACTGGACGGTGCTCGCGCTGGGGACCGCGCACTCCCTCGCCGGGGTGCTGTTGGTCGGCTTCGACGACCTCGACCGCGGCCGGGCGCTGCGCCCCCGGCTGGCGTCGATCGCCGCGGACGGGGGCCTGGCACTGGACAACGCCAGGCTGTTCGACGGCACGCAGTCGCGCGCCGCGGACGCCGCACGGCGCCGGCTCGCGGGAGACCTCCACGACGGCGTCGCGCAGTCGCTGGCCCACCTCAGCATGGAACTCGAGCTCCGGGCGCTGACGGCCACGCTGGCGCCGGAGGACGCCGAGCTCGCGCGCCTGGCGCGGCTGGCGCGACACACGCTGGAGGAGCTGCGGGCCACGATCACGGACCTGCGCCTGCCGACGGAGGGAGACATCGACGTACAGCTTCGTCGACATGTCGATCGATTGACGTCGGCCACCGGGCCCACGCTCGAGTTCGTGTCGTACGGCCGCGCACCGGTCGCCTCCGAGCGTGCCGAGCAGGTGCTGCGGGTCGCACAGGAGGCGCTGTCGAACGCCGTTCGCCACGCGGCCGCGGAGCGCGTGACGGTGACCCTCGAACGCGACACTTCGGTGCTGGAGTTGACCGTCGAGGACGACGGCGTCGGGCTGACGGACCGCTCCCCCCAGGCGGGCGGCGGTGTCGGGATGCGCACCATGCGCGAACGTGCGAGTCTGCTCGGCGGCTCGCTGGCAGTTCGCCCGCGTGTCGGCGGCGGCACCGTGGTCCACCTGCGCTGCCCGACGTCAACCCAGGCCACACGCACGTCCGGGAGGCCACGTTGA
- a CDS encoding DUF4350 domain-containing protein has translation MTRIDAPGRAGPRRGRLAVVAAVVSLVVAGLLVGPTATDDPLDPASVGPEGLRGLVEVLRHNDVDVDVSLEPPADQATSVFVPVDLLTDARRDALLDWVEAGGRLVVADAGSPLHGLAAAGAGFVDTIGPTTRAPRCDLLPEVAAVTHAGWVGYEVPDDATACFALGDDHAWLVATSHGSGEVVALGSAAPFTNRLLDDDDHAVLAASLLAPAPGDRLRIAPRPPLGEGETSLLDLVDPRVWQGLALLLGAVVVAAIARGRRLGRPVAEQLPPVLPSIELTNSLAQLLQRAGRPAAAATRLRADARGVVAHATGQPPHVTDERLVAAAVARLGVSEVEARTALLDQPEVADADLLTVQKAVRRLRHAATHAGTGDDAGDDARDAAGDEPIQR, from the coding sequence TTGACGCGGATCGACGCACCCGGGCGAGCCGGCCCCCGGCGGGGCCGTCTCGCGGTCGTGGCCGCCGTCGTCAGCCTCGTGGTCGCCGGCCTGCTGGTCGGGCCCACCGCCACCGACGACCCACTGGACCCGGCCTCGGTCGGCCCGGAGGGCCTGCGCGGGCTGGTCGAGGTGCTCCGCCACAACGACGTCGACGTGGACGTCTCGCTGGAACCTCCCGCCGACCAGGCGACCAGCGTCTTCGTCCCCGTCGACCTGCTCACCGACGCCCGACGCGACGCGCTGCTCGACTGGGTGGAGGCCGGCGGGCGGCTGGTGGTCGCCGACGCGGGCTCGCCGCTGCACGGCCTGGCCGCCGCCGGCGCCGGGTTCGTCGACACCATCGGGCCGACGACCCGCGCACCCCGCTGCGACCTGCTCCCCGAGGTGGCGGCGGTCACCCATGCCGGCTGGGTCGGCTACGAGGTCCCCGACGACGCGACGGCCTGCTTCGCGCTGGGGGACGACCACGCCTGGCTGGTCGCGACCAGCCACGGCAGCGGCGAGGTGGTCGCGCTGGGTTCGGCCGCGCCCTTCACCAACCGGCTGCTCGACGACGACGACCATGCCGTGCTGGCGGCGAGCCTGCTCGCGCCCGCACCGGGGGACCGGCTGCGGATCGCGCCGCGCCCCCCGCTGGGCGAGGGCGAGACCTCGCTGCTGGACCTGGTCGACCCGCGGGTGTGGCAGGGGCTGGCGCTGCTCCTGGGGGCCGTCGTCGTGGCAGCGATCGCCCGCGGGCGCCGGCTCGGCCGTCCCGTGGCCGAGCAGCTACCGCCGGTGCTTCCCTCGATCGAGCTCACGAACTCGCTCGCGCAGTTGTTGCAACGCGCCGGTCGGCCGGCCGCGGCGGCCACGCGTCTGCGCGCCGACGCCCGCGGGGTCGTGGCCCACGCGACCGGGCAGCCGCCCCATGTCACGGACGAGCGGCTGGTCGCCGCGGCCGTCGCCCGGCTGGGCGTGTCCGAGGTTGAGGCCCGCACGGCCCTGCTCGACCAGCCCGAGGTCGCCGACGCCGACCTGCTCACCGTCCAGAAGGCGGTCCGACGCCTCCGCCACGCCGCCACCCACGCCGGCACCGGCGACGACGCCGGCGACGACGCCCGCGATGCCGCCGGCGACGAACCCATCCAGCGATGA
- a CDS encoding ParA family protein has translation MSQGAVEPTMLGADAAASLRSPRDQLRPGGGPEKRQPARVIAMANQKGGVGKTTTTINLGGALAELGQRVLLIDMDPQGSLGVGLGIEPHARQATVYNLLMQDGTTLDDALVESRMEGMHLLPANIDLAAAELLLVQEVAREQALQRVVDRLRYRYDHILIDCPPSLGLLTINGLTAADGVIIPLECEYFALRGMSLLMQTLERVRDRLNPRLELEGIVATMFDARTLHTREVLERVRDAFGGAVFETTINKTIRFAEAPVAGEPILSYAGRSRGAEAYRQLAKEVLQREPSS, from the coding sequence GTGTCGCAAGGTGCGGTCGAACCGACCATGCTCGGGGCTGACGCCGCCGCCAGCCTGCGGTCGCCACGCGACCAGCTGCGGCCCGGTGGCGGGCCGGAGAAGCGCCAGCCCGCGCGCGTCATCGCGATGGCGAACCAGAAGGGCGGCGTGGGCAAGACGACCACGACGATCAACCTCGGAGGGGCGCTCGCCGAGCTCGGTCAGCGGGTTCTGCTCATCGACATGGACCCGCAGGGATCGCTCGGGGTCGGCCTCGGCATCGAGCCGCACGCCCGGCAGGCGACCGTCTACAACCTGCTCATGCAGGACGGCACCACCCTCGACGACGCGTTGGTGGAGTCGCGGATGGAGGGCATGCACCTGCTGCCCGCCAACATCGACCTCGCCGCGGCCGAACTGCTGCTGGTCCAGGAGGTCGCGCGCGAGCAGGCCCTGCAGCGCGTCGTGGACCGGCTCCGGTACCGCTACGACCACATCCTGATCGACTGCCCACCCAGCCTGGGGCTGCTCACGATCAACGGGCTCACGGCGGCCGACGGCGTCATCATCCCCCTGGAGTGCGAGTACTTCGCGCTCCGGGGCATGTCGCTGCTGATGCAGACCCTCGAGCGGGTCCGTGACCGCCTCAACCCTCGACTCGAGCTCGAGGGCATCGTGGCGACCATGTTCGACGCACGGACGCTCCACACCAGGGAAGTCCTGGAACGTGTCCGTGACGCGTTCGGTGGCGCCGTGTTCGAGACGACGATCAACAAGACGATCCGGTTCGCCGAGGCACCGGTCGCCGGCGAGCCGATCCTCAGCTACGCCGGGCGCTCCCGGGGGGCCGAGGCCTATCGCCAGCTCGCCAAGGAGGTCCTCCAGCGTGAACCGTCGAGCTAG
- a CDS encoding stage II sporulation protein M, with amino-acid sequence MRRAGGAPGRLSDAELDELVRLHLRVSSQLSTVRVRYRDPGLAAQLSGLVARSGAVVHGSRARSLGTFAEAVVVTFPAAVWHARRAILVATIVFVAGFAAVAVWLANSPAAFEAALPEAARQAYLEEEFEAYYSAEPGTTFAARVFTNNAAVGALAFGSGIAAGVPTLAILLFNGVNVGVAAGLFHAAGDAARFWGLILPHGLLELTAVFVAGGAGLQLGWTLVAPGDRTRREALAEEGRRSIVIVIGLVLVFLVAGLLEGYVTAAPWPTWARVGTGAAVWAAFLAYVGVLGMRAARAGRTGALGEGAAAAGQRPRALVSR; translated from the coding sequence GTGCGCCGCGCCGGCGGCGCACCCGGCCGGCTGTCCGACGCCGAACTCGACGAGCTGGTGCGGCTGCACCTGCGGGTGTCCAGCCAGCTGTCAACCGTGCGTGTGCGCTACCGCGACCCGGGGCTGGCGGCCCAGCTCAGTGGGCTGGTGGCCCGTTCGGGGGCGGTCGTGCACGGCTCGCGGGCCCGGTCGCTGGGCACGTTCGCCGAGGCGGTGGTGGTGACCTTCCCGGCGGCGGTGTGGCACGCGCGGCGGGCGATCCTCGTCGCGACCATCGTCTTCGTCGCAGGGTTCGCCGCCGTGGCCGTGTGGCTGGCGAACAGCCCGGCCGCGTTCGAGGCGGCGCTGCCCGAGGCCGCCCGGCAGGCCTACCTCGAGGAGGAGTTCGAGGCCTACTACTCGGCCGAACCGGGCACGACCTTCGCGGCCCGCGTGTTCACCAACAACGCGGCCGTCGGTGCGCTCGCGTTCGGCAGCGGCATCGCCGCCGGCGTGCCGACCCTGGCGATCCTGCTCTTCAACGGCGTCAACGTCGGGGTGGCGGCCGGGCTCTTCCACGCCGCCGGGGACGCGGCCCGCTTCTGGGGCCTGATCCTGCCCCACGGCCTGCTCGAGCTGACCGCCGTCTTCGTCGCCGGCGGGGCGGGCCTGCAGCTGGGGTGGACGCTGGTGGCACCGGGCGACCGCACCCGACGTGAGGCGCTCGCCGAGGAGGGCCGCCGCTCGATCGTGATCGTGATCGGCCTGGTGCTCGTCTTCCTGGTGGCCGGCCTGCTGGAGGGCTACGTCACCGCCGCGCCGTGGCCGACCTGGGCGCGGGTCGGGACCGGCGCCGCGGTGTGGGCGGCGTTCCTCGCCTACGTCGGCGTCCTGGGCATGCGCGCCGCTCGGGCCGGCCGCACCGGCGCGCTGGGCGAGGGCGCGGCCGCCGCAGGTCAGCGTCCGCGGGCCTTGGTCTCCAGGTAG
- a CDS encoding thymidine phosphorylase translates to MSTLEIPVLIARKRDGGELGREQLLGFVAAYLSGEVEDAQMAAFLMAGVIRGFTRDEAVTLTEALLDSGERIDLTGLRGPTVDKHSTGGVGDTTTLVVGPLLAAAGCQVAKLSGRGLGHTGGTLDKLEAIPGLRVDLAPDELHDQVERIGLAVAAATQDLVPADKRLYALRDVTGTVASPALIASSVMSKKLAGGAQHVLLDVKAGSGAFMEDIDEARALAELCVQIGEAHGRRTGALVTDMSQPLGDAVGNALEVGAAVEILRGERSGRLRDLSVELAAAMLVLTGIEPDAARARVDQLLGEGAALETFREFVTAQGGDPAVADRPWEVLPAAPIVAEWRPGAGVVAGFQCRRLGELAALLGAGRQRQGDQLDLAVGLEVLPRIGDPVADDEVVVRVHARRQEDADRVLAELDGAVQFAQGSVPTVPLVHAHVGLAGDPSAASPA, encoded by the coding sequence ATGTCGACACTCGAGATCCCGGTCCTCATCGCCCGCAAGCGTGACGGTGGCGAGCTCGGCCGCGAGCAGCTGCTGGGATTCGTGGCGGCCTACCTGTCCGGCGAGGTCGAAGACGCCCAGATGGCGGCCTTCCTCATGGCGGGTGTGATCCGTGGGTTCACGCGTGACGAGGCGGTCACCCTGACCGAAGCGCTGCTCGACTCGGGCGAGCGGATCGATCTCACCGGGCTGCGCGGCCCCACGGTCGACAAGCACTCCACGGGCGGGGTGGGGGACACCACCACGCTCGTGGTCGGGCCGCTGCTGGCCGCCGCGGGCTGTCAGGTGGCGAAGCTGTCGGGGCGCGGGCTCGGCCACACCGGCGGCACGCTCGACAAGCTCGAGGCCATCCCGGGGTTGCGGGTCGACCTCGCTCCGGACGAACTGCACGATCAGGTCGAGCGCATCGGCCTCGCCGTCGCGGCCGCGACGCAGGACCTGGTGCCGGCCGACAAGCGCCTGTACGCGCTGCGTGACGTGACCGGCACGGTCGCGAGCCCGGCGCTGATCGCGTCCAGCGTGATGTCGAAGAAGCTGGCTGGCGGGGCCCAGCACGTGCTGCTCGACGTCAAGGCCGGCAGCGGCGCCTTCATGGAGGACATCGACGAAGCGCGGGCGCTGGCGGAGCTCTGCGTGCAGATCGGCGAGGCACACGGCCGCCGGACGGGCGCGCTGGTGACCGACATGTCGCAGCCGCTCGGCGATGCGGTGGGCAACGCCCTGGAGGTGGGCGCGGCCGTGGAGATCCTGCGGGGTGAACGCAGCGGCCGCCTGCGCGACCTCTCGGTCGAGTTGGCGGCCGCGATGCTCGTCCTGACGGGGATCGAACCCGACGCGGCTCGCGCCCGCGTCGACCAGCTCCTGGGTGAAGGGGCTGCACTGGAAACGTTTAGGGAGTTCGTGACGGCGCAGGGTGGCGACCCTGCGGTCGCAGACCGGCCCTGGGAAGTACTGCCAGCTGCACCGATCGTCGCCGAATGGCGCCCCGGCGCCGGCGTGGTCGCCGGCTTCCAGTGCCGGCGCCTCGGCGAACTGGCCGCGCTGCTCGGGGCCGGTCGCCAGCGGCAGGGCGACCAACTCGATCTCGCCGTGGGACTCGAGGTGCTGCCCCGGATCGGCGACCCGGTCGCCGACGACGAGGTGGTCGTCCGTGTGCACGCCCGTCGGCAGGAGGACGCCGACCGCGTCCTGGCCGAGCTCGACGGTGCCGTGCAGTTCGCGCAGGGCTCGGTGCCGACCGTGCCCCTGGTCCACGCACACGTCGGGCTGGCGGGCGACCCATCCGCGGCCTCACCTGCGTGA
- a CDS encoding DUF58 domain-containing protein: protein MSGAPTATPRRGSRTWWSGVLPLPTVRAAAVLVALVPLVWVAPVTVPFWAPVLAVAALVTADAWLAPTPWHLVVDRELPPIVSLGSDAEVVWSVRNPTGRRAAVAVADALPPSLGAARRRFALTVPAGSRRQVTATLAPSRRGTFRPATLTVRVTGPLGLGRRQADRAVPGRVEVHPSFRSRAAAELRVRRNRVLEEGLRAIRARGGGTQFDALREYVEGDDVRRVDWAATARAGHPVVRTYRAERNQQVLALLDAGRLSAGLVEGVPRLDHAMDAVLALATIAMRSGDRTGLVVFGTAVHATVPARNDQGQLRRLSTAMHAVEPELAESDYREAFRTALGRFRRQATLVLFTELGAEAVQESLVPALPLLVRDHAVIVASVRDPAVEHARDRVPDRPADVYRSAAAVTVLRERDRAAQQLRALGVQVVDALPGELAGRVGDAYLETKARGR from the coding sequence ATGAGCGGCGCGCCCACGGCGACCCCCCGCCGCGGCAGCCGCACCTGGTGGTCCGGGGTCCTGCCGCTGCCGACGGTGCGCGCCGCGGCGGTGCTCGTCGCGTTGGTCCCGCTGGTGTGGGTCGCGCCGGTGACGGTGCCGTTCTGGGCGCCGGTGCTGGCGGTCGCGGCACTGGTCACCGCCGACGCCTGGCTCGCGCCGACCCCGTGGCACCTCGTGGTCGACCGCGAGCTGCCGCCGATCGTGAGCCTGGGCAGCGACGCCGAGGTGGTCTGGTCGGTGCGCAACCCGACCGGCCGGCGCGCCGCCGTCGCCGTCGCGGACGCGCTGCCACCCAGTCTCGGCGCGGCGCGGCGACGGTTCGCGCTCACGGTCCCAGCCGGGTCCCGGCGGCAGGTCACGGCGACGCTCGCCCCGAGCCGGCGAGGCACGTTCCGGCCCGCCACGCTCACGGTCCGGGTGACGGGGCCGCTGGGGCTGGGCCGGCGACAGGCCGACCGTGCGGTCCCGGGCCGCGTCGAGGTCCATCCGAGCTTCCGCTCGCGGGCCGCCGCCGAGCTGCGGGTGCGCCGCAACCGGGTCCTCGAGGAGGGCCTGCGCGCCATCCGGGCCCGGGGCGGCGGGACCCAGTTCGACGCGCTGCGCGAGTACGTCGAGGGTGACGACGTGCGCCGGGTGGACTGGGCGGCCACCGCCAGGGCCGGCCACCCGGTCGTCCGCACCTACCGGGCGGAACGCAACCAGCAGGTGCTCGCACTCCTGGACGCCGGCCGCCTCAGCGCCGGACTGGTCGAGGGCGTGCCCCGGCTCGACCACGCCATGGACGCCGTCCTGGCGCTCGCGACGATCGCCATGCGCTCCGGCGACCGCACCGGCCTGGTCGTGTTCGGCACCGCGGTGCACGCCACGGTGCCGGCCCGCAACGACCAGGGCCAGCTGCGGCGGCTGTCGACGGCCATGCACGCGGTCGAGCCGGAGCTGGCGGAGAGCGACTACCGCGAGGCGTTCCGCACCGCCCTCGGCCGCTTCCGGCGGCAGGCGACGCTGGTGCTGTTCACCGAGCTCGGCGCCGAGGCGGTGCAGGAGAGCCTCGTCCCGGCCCTGCCGCTGCTGGTCCGCGACCACGCCGTCATCGTCGCGTCGGTGCGTGACCCGGCGGTGGAGCACGCCCGCGACCGTGTCCCGGACCGGCCGGCTGACGTCTACCGCTCGGCGGCCGCCGTCACGGTGCTGCGCGAACGCGACCGGGCGGCCCAGCAGCTGCGCGCCCTCGGGGTGCAGGTCGTGGACGCGCTGCCGGGTGAGTTGGCGGGTCGTGTCGGCGACGCCTACCTGGAGACCAAGGCCCGCGGACGCTGA
- a CDS encoding DUF4129 domain-containing protein yields the protein MPTLLHGSGVVAAAAPLRHDPEVLRDTARELLSRPPYTEQAPGPVTDVLLRLRQWIAGVLDAVLGAVAGNTGFAWAVVAAGTGLLVVLAIRWSRGLTLDRADAVAPVGEPGRTASDWRREATAHAEVRAWSEAVRAGYAAVVADLVAAGVLTDAGGRTVGEIDRQVTADDPTSAPAVRRAGRVFEDVWYGHRQAGEDDFRAVVAAWRTERAGAATRGRAAADAESAP from the coding sequence TTGCCGACCCTCCTTCACGGATCCGGCGTCGTCGCCGCGGCCGCGCCGCTGCGCCACGACCCCGAGGTCCTGCGCGACACCGCGCGTGAACTGCTGTCGCGGCCCCCGTACACCGAGCAGGCGCCGGGCCCGGTCACCGACGTGCTGCTGCGCCTGCGCCAGTGGATCGCCGGCGTTCTGGACGCCGTGCTGGGCGCGGTCGCGGGCAACACGGGGTTCGCCTGGGCCGTCGTCGCGGCCGGCACCGGACTGCTGGTGGTCCTGGCGATCCGCTGGAGCCGCGGCCTCACGCTGGACCGCGCCGACGCGGTCGCGCCCGTGGGCGAGCCCGGACGCACGGCATCGGATTGGCGGCGCGAGGCCACCGCCCACGCCGAGGTCAGGGCGTGGTCGGAGGCGGTGCGCGCCGGCTACGCGGCGGTCGTGGCCGACCTCGTCGCCGCCGGCGTGCTCACCGACGCGGGCGGGCGGACGGTGGGCGAGATCGACCGGCAGGTGACGGCCGACGACCCGACGAGCGCACCGGCGGTGCGCCGCGCCGGACGAGTGTTCGAGGACGTCTGGTACGGGCACCGCCAGGCCGGTGAGGACGACTTCCGAGCCGTCGTGGCCGCCTGGCGTACCGAGCGGGCCGGGGCGGCCACCCGCGGGCGTGCCGCTGCGGACGCGGAGTCGGCGCCTTGA
- a CDS encoding RDD family protein encodes MRSSPSPPGTVTPEAVELELEYATVGSRGIAYLLDLLIIGLLFVLIAVAEGTFGVSGFVPGWLGLALLLLLAFAVQFGYPIGFETLWRGRTPGKAAMGLRVVTVEGAPVGLRHAALRAVVGLFELLPTLGVPAMISSLVGARGQRLGDLAAGTVVLRERRGSRAPAPQQFAAPPGLEGYVAHLDVSRLGPADYAAVRDTLLRLHELTPAARRHVAETVADGLLGRVAPAPPSGVPAEVWLACVAAAVQARRSPGPRPTAPARPAGGPAGPAGGGGWAAPPREAGSDTPPASRAGEAVDPPRPAGEAQNRPGTDTGFQPPA; translated from the coding sequence TTGCGTTCCTCGCCGTCCCCGCCGGGCACCGTCACTCCCGAGGCGGTCGAGCTGGAGCTCGAGTACGCCACCGTCGGCTCGCGCGGGATCGCCTACCTGCTGGACCTGCTGATCATCGGGCTGCTGTTCGTGCTGATCGCCGTCGCCGAGGGCACCTTCGGGGTCAGCGGGTTCGTACCGGGCTGGCTCGGGCTCGCGCTGTTGCTGCTGCTGGCCTTCGCCGTGCAGTTCGGCTACCCGATCGGCTTCGAGACCCTGTGGCGCGGCCGCACCCCCGGCAAGGCGGCCATGGGGCTACGGGTCGTCACGGTCGAAGGGGCGCCCGTCGGGCTGCGCCACGCCGCCCTGCGTGCCGTCGTCGGCCTGTTCGAACTGCTCCCCACGCTCGGCGTGCCGGCGATGATCAGCTCGCTGGTGGGCGCCCGCGGCCAGCGGCTCGGCGACCTCGCGGCCGGGACGGTCGTACTGCGCGAGCGGCGAGGCAGCCGTGCACCGGCACCCCAGCAGTTCGCGGCGCCCCCGGGTCTGGAGGGCTACGTCGCCCACCTCGACGTCAGCCGCCTCGGGCCGGCCGACTACGCAGCCGTCCGTGACACCCTCCTGCGCCTGCACGAGCTGACCCCGGCGGCCCGGCGCCACGTGGCCGAGACCGTCGCCGACGGACTGCTCGGGCGGGTGGCCCCGGCTCCGCCGTCCGGGGTACCGGCCGAGGTCTGGCTGGCCTGCGTCGCCGCCGCCGTGCAGGCACGCCGCTCGCCCGGACCGCGTCCGACGGCGCCCGCCCGGCCCGCCGGCGGCCCGGCCGGGCCGGCCGGTGGCGGCGGATGGGCCGCACCGCCCCGCGAGGCGGGCTCGGATACGCCGCCGGCGTCGCGTGCAGGCGAGGCGGTGGACCCGCCGCGACCCGCCGGGGAGGCCCAGAACCGGCCGGGCACGGACACGGGCTTCCAACCGCCCGCCTGA
- a CDS encoding response regulator has protein sequence MSQLRVVVADDHTLVRQSVVKALAQADGVRVVAEASDGPGAIAAVRGAAPDLLLLDIAMPGRDGFSTAEQVRRESPEVRILFLTMHDDEASLRQVLALDAEGFVSKSAPVDELLDAVRRLGDGQRYVSSNVADRATALAARREVAPAALTSRERDVLLALARGLRPGEIATSLELSVKTVKNHLTAVYHKLGVETGAQAVAEAYRRGLVTSRS, from the coding sequence TTGAGTCAGCTACGGGTGGTGGTCGCCGACGACCACACGTTGGTCCGGCAGAGCGTGGTCAAGGCGCTGGCGCAGGCCGACGGCGTGCGCGTCGTGGCCGAGGCGTCCGACGGCCCCGGTGCCATCGCCGCCGTCCGCGGGGCGGCGCCCGACCTGCTGCTGCTGGACATTGCGATGCCGGGCCGCGACGGCTTCTCGACCGCCGAGCAGGTCCGCCGGGAGTCTCCCGAGGTCCGGATCCTGTTCCTGACCATGCACGACGACGAGGCCAGTCTGCGTCAGGTCCTGGCACTGGACGCCGAGGGCTTCGTGTCGAAGTCGGCCCCGGTCGACGAGCTGCTCGACGCCGTCCGTCGGTTGGGCGACGGGCAGCGCTACGTCAGCTCGAACGTCGCCGACCGGGCCACGGCCCTGGCGGCGCGACGTGAGGTGGCACCGGCGGCACTGACCAGCCGCGAGCGCGACGTCCTGCTCGCCCTGGCGCGCGGGTTGCGCCCGGGCGAGATCGCGACGTCTCTCGAGCTGTCGGTGAAGACCGTGAAGAACCATCTCACCGCCGTCTACCACAAGCTCGGCGTCGAGACCGGGGCGCAGGCCGTTGCCGAGGCCTATCGACGGGGGCTGGTCACCTCGCGGAGCTGA
- a CDS encoding AAA family ATPase, producing the protein MAAPEVTDADARSALVAVREEIAKVVVGQEPVVTGLVTALLVRGHVLLEGVPGVAKTLLVNTLAAALDLRANRVQFTPDLMPADVTGQHLLDEAGTGFRFREGPVFTNLLLADEINRTPPRTQAALLEAMQERQVTTAGETRRLPEPFLVVATQNPVEYEGTYPLPEAQLDRFLFKLQVPYPNEEQEREILTRHDRGGDASDPAEAGVRRVADAATLTAARQHVRSVRVEAPVRDYVVALCRATRDAPAVELGVSPRGTTMLLHAAKAWAWLAGRPYLTPDEVKAVAKPTLRHRLQLRPEAELDGTTADLVLDGVLANVPVPR; encoded by the coding sequence CTGGCCGCGCCCGAGGTGACCGACGCCGACGCGCGGTCGGCCCTGGTGGCCGTGCGCGAGGAGATCGCCAAGGTCGTCGTCGGGCAGGAACCGGTGGTCACCGGGCTGGTCACCGCCCTGCTCGTGCGGGGGCACGTGCTGCTCGAGGGCGTGCCCGGTGTCGCCAAGACGCTGCTGGTCAACACCCTGGCCGCCGCCCTGGACCTGCGCGCCAACCGGGTGCAGTTCACGCCGGACCTGATGCCGGCGGACGTGACCGGTCAGCACCTCCTCGACGAGGCCGGCACGGGGTTCCGGTTCCGCGAGGGCCCGGTCTTCACCAACCTGCTGCTGGCGGACGAGATCAACCGCACCCCGCCGCGGACCCAGGCGGCCCTGCTGGAGGCGATGCAGGAGCGGCAGGTGACGACCGCCGGGGAGACCCGCCGGTTGCCGGAGCCGTTCCTCGTGGTCGCGACACAGAACCCCGTCGAGTACGAAGGCACCTACCCCCTGCCCGAGGCGCAGCTCGACCGGTTCCTGTTCAAGCTGCAGGTCCCGTACCCGAACGAGGAGCAGGAGCGCGAGATCCTGACCCGCCACGACCGAGGCGGTGACGCTTCCGACCCGGCCGAGGCCGGCGTGCGGCGGGTCGCGGACGCCGCCACGTTGACGGCGGCCCGTCAGCACGTGCGGAGCGTCCGGGTCGAGGCCCCGGTCCGGGACTACGTGGTCGCACTGTGCCGTGCGACGCGCGACGCACCGGCCGTCGAGCTGGGCGTCTCGCCGCGCGGGACGACCATGCTGCTGCACGCGGCCAAGGCCTGGGCGTGGCTGGCGGGACGGCCCTACCTCACCCCGGACGAGGTCAAGGCGGTCGCGAAGCCGACTCTCCGCCACCGCCTGCAGCTGCGTCCGGAGGCGGAGCTGGACGGCACCACGGCCGACCTGGTCCTCGACGGGGTACTGGCCAACGTCCCCGTACCGCGATGA